Proteins from a single region of Streptomyces sp. Tu 3180:
- the ectB gene encoding diaminobutyrate--2-oxoglutarate transaminase — MAAADSDRDVFETLESEVRSYCRNWPTVFDHANGSRLHDENGRPYLDFFSGAGALNYGHNNPVLKRALLDYLEKDGVTHALDMSTVAKRTFLEAFQEIVLEPRGLPYKVMFPGPAGTNAVEAALKLARKVKGREAVVFFTNSFHGMSLGSLAVTGNAFKRAGAGIPLVHATPVPFDDPLDDRTSGFLWLERLLGDRGSGLDTPAAVIVEAVQGEGGINVARAEWLRDLAELCRRSDMLLIIDDIQMGCGRTGAFFSFEESGITPDIVTLSKSVSGYGLPMSLTLFRPELDIWEPGEHNGTFRGFSPAFVTATAALEEYWRDDGLEKQTLARGEQIRQALDTVATDGPARASGVRGRGLAWGVEFAGTSCASLVCARAFELGLLLETSGPDSEVVKLFPPLTISDEELEEGIALFARAVREVDPSPRPPRR; from the coding sequence ATGGCAGCTGCAGATTCCGACCGGGACGTCTTCGAGACACTCGAGTCCGAAGTGCGCAGTTATTGCCGCAACTGGCCCACGGTATTCGACCACGCCAACGGCAGCCGACTGCACGACGAGAACGGCCGACCGTACCTGGACTTCTTCTCCGGTGCGGGCGCACTGAATTACGGACACAACAACCCGGTCCTCAAACGGGCGCTTCTCGACTACCTCGAGAAGGATGGCGTCACCCACGCCCTCGACATGTCGACGGTCGCCAAGCGGACTTTCCTCGAAGCTTTCCAGGAGATCGTGCTGGAGCCGCGCGGACTGCCGTACAAGGTGATGTTCCCGGGTCCTGCCGGCACCAATGCCGTCGAGGCGGCCCTGAAGCTGGCCCGCAAGGTGAAGGGCCGGGAAGCCGTCGTCTTCTTCACCAATTCCTTCCACGGCATGTCGTTGGGCTCCCTCGCCGTCACCGGCAACGCCTTCAAGCGGGCGGGCGCGGGCATTCCGCTGGTGCACGCCACCCCCGTGCCCTTCGACGACCCCCTGGACGACCGGACGTCCGGCTTCCTGTGGCTGGAGCGGTTGCTCGGGGACAGGGGTTCCGGCCTGGACACCCCGGCGGCCGTGATCGTGGAGGCCGTGCAGGGCGAGGGCGGGATCAACGTGGCGCGGGCCGAGTGGCTGCGTGACCTCGCCGAACTGTGCCGGCGCAGCGACATGCTGCTGATCATCGACGACATCCAGATGGGCTGCGGCCGCACCGGTGCGTTCTTCTCCTTCGAGGAGTCCGGCATAACGCCGGACATCGTGACGCTGTCGAAGTCCGTCAGCGGATACGGACTGCCGATGTCGCTGACCCTGTTCCGCCCCGAACTGGACATCTGGGAGCCCGGGGAGCACAACGGCACCTTCCGCGGCTTCAGTCCGGCCTTCGTGACGGCCACCGCCGCGCTGGAGGAGTACTGGCGCGACGACGGGCTGGAGAAGCAGACCCTGGCCCGCGGCGAGCAGATCAGGCAGGCCCTGGACACCGTCGCCACCGACGGGCCGGCCCGCGCCTCCGGCGTGCGCGGCCGGGGCCTGGCGTGGGGCGTGGAGTTCGCCGGCACCTCGTGCGCCTCCCTCGTCTGCGCCCGCGCCTTCGAACTGGGGCTGCTCCTGGAGACGTCGGGTCCCGACAGCGAAGTCGTCAAGCTGTTCCCGCCGTTGACCATCAGCGACGAGGAACTGGAGGAAGGGATCGCGCTGTTCGCCCGTGCGGTGCGGGAAGTCGATCCTTCGCCGCGGCCTCCTCGCCGCTGA
- the ectA gene encoding diaminobutyrate acetyltransferase: MDTLAMTVPTVENGAAAWRIARDSGVLDVNSSYSYLLWFKEFARTSAVALRSGGAPVGFVTGFHRPEQPDALAVWQIAVDREQRGHGIASAMLDHLTARLAAAGALRYLETTVSPDNAASDRLFRSFAKRHAAPLERDMLFPAELFPDAHEAEFLYRIGPLR; encoded by the coding sequence ATGGACACACTGGCCATGACAGTCCCTACGGTCGAGAACGGGGCCGCAGCGTGGCGCATCGCCCGTGATTCCGGGGTGCTCGACGTGAATTCCTCCTACAGTTACCTGCTGTGGTTCAAAGAATTCGCCCGTACGTCCGCGGTGGCTTTGCGGAGCGGTGGCGCGCCGGTCGGATTCGTCACAGGATTCCACCGTCCCGAGCAGCCCGACGCCCTTGCCGTCTGGCAGATCGCCGTGGATCGGGAGCAGCGGGGACACGGCATCGCCAGTGCCATGCTGGACCACCTCACCGCCCGGTTGGCGGCCGCCGGCGCCCTCCGGTACCTGGAGACGACCGTCAGTCCGGACAACGCCGCGTCGGACAGGCTGTTCCGGTCGTTCGCCAAGCGGCATGCGGCACCGCTCGAAAGGGACATGCTGTTCCCCGCGGAGCTTTTTCCCGATGCCCATGAGGCCGAGTTCCTGTACCGCATCGGACCGCTGCGCTGA
- a CDS encoding hemerythrin domain-containing protein: MPRTLKDQTVEQLGGRASVLARQRRDHEEMDRLMNEYRTLDDGPRREQALKQVVQLVFSHAFAEETVLWPAVRRSVPDGEELTSRVEEEHQQINGLVADVERLPPGDPEREDKVRGAFALIRQDIRDEEDLLLPRLQEAMDPVRLRALGTAWETVRQTAPTHPHPVVPRRPPGNALLGVPLSVHDRVRDALGSSAAVAKKVLVGLAGALVAALAAVAVQRKRH; encoded by the coding sequence ATGCCCAGGACCCTCAAGGACCAGACCGTCGAGCAGCTGGGGGGCCGCGCCAGCGTCCTGGCGCGGCAACGCCGTGACCACGAGGAGATGGACCGGCTGATGAACGAGTACCGGACCCTCGACGACGGCCCCCGGCGCGAACAGGCCCTGAAGCAGGTCGTCCAGCTGGTCTTCAGCCACGCCTTCGCGGAGGAGACCGTGCTGTGGCCGGCGGTGCGGCGCTCGGTCCCGGACGGCGAGGAACTGACCTCCCGGGTCGAGGAGGAGCACCAGCAGATCAACGGTCTCGTGGCGGACGTCGAACGCCTTCCTCCCGGCGACCCCGAGCGCGAGGACAAGGTGCGGGGGGCCTTCGCGCTGATACGGCAGGACATCAGGGACGAGGAGGACCTCCTCCTGCCCCGGCTGCAGGAGGCGATGGACCCCGTTCGGCTGCGCGCACTCGGCACCGCCTGGGAGACGGTGCGGCAGACCGCCCCCACCCACCCCCACCCCGTCGTCCCGCGGCGTCCCCCCGGCAACGCGCTCCTCGGCGTGCCGCTCAGCGTCCACGACCGCGTGCGCGACGCCCTCGGCAGCTCCGCCGCCGTGGCCAAGAAGGTGCTCGTCGGCCTGGCCGGGGCCCTCGTCGCCGCACTCGCGGCCGTCGCGGTGCAGCGCAAACGGCACTGA
- a CDS encoding rhomboid family intramembrane serine protease translates to MVIPVHDVNPARRTPWVTYALLAANFAVFLFLTPGVAGSLTGESSLARLCDLQAFLERYAAVPQELIHHRMPRLVPTGDTGVGPQGPGCVVGPPGYDKSPELSVLTAMFLHGGWLHLLGNLLFLWIFGNNIEDRMGHVRFLLFYVVCGYAASYGFALLNAGSGEPLIGASGAIAGVLGAYLVLYPKARVWVLVPFLIFLPLRLPAWIVLGLWFVLQALYSAGQGVSDAGTVAYVAHVVGFAVGMLLAWPLKPGTPPPPEPRGVLFGRRAR, encoded by the coding sequence GTGGTCATCCCCGTCCATGACGTGAATCCGGCGCGGCGCACCCCCTGGGTGACGTACGCGCTGCTCGCAGCCAACTTCGCCGTCTTCCTGTTCCTCACCCCCGGCGTCGCCGGTTCGCTGACCGGCGAGAGCTCCCTCGCACGGCTGTGCGACCTCCAGGCGTTCCTGGAGCGGTACGCGGCGGTGCCGCAGGAGCTGATCCACCACCGGATGCCGCGCCTGGTGCCCACGGGCGACACCGGGGTGGGTCCGCAGGGCCCCGGGTGCGTGGTGGGGCCGCCCGGCTACGACAAGTCCCCGGAGCTGAGCGTCCTCACGGCGATGTTCCTGCACGGCGGCTGGCTGCACCTGCTGGGCAACCTGCTCTTCCTGTGGATCTTCGGCAACAACATCGAGGACCGCATGGGGCACGTCCGCTTCCTGCTGTTCTACGTCGTCTGCGGCTACGCGGCCTCCTACGGCTTCGCCCTGCTCAACGCCGGCTCCGGCGAGCCCCTGATCGGCGCCTCCGGGGCGATCGCGGGGGTGCTGGGCGCCTATCTGGTGCTGTACCCGAAGGCACGGGTCTGGGTGCTGGTGCCGTTCCTGATCTTCCTGCCGCTGCGGCTGCCCGCCTGGATCGTGCTGGGCCTGTGGTTCGTGCTCCAGGCGCTCTACTCCGCCGGCCAGGGCGTTTCCGACGCCGGCACCGTCGCCTACGTGGCCCATGTGGTCGGATTCGCGGTCGGCATGCTCCTCGCCTGGCCGCTCAAGCCCGGCACTCCCCCACCGCCGGAGCCGCGCGGCGTCCTCTTCGGCCGGCGGGCCCGGTAG
- a CDS encoding FAD-dependent oxidoreductase: MSMSDARGARERLVVIGGDAAGMSAASQARRLRGPDELEIVAFERGHFASYSACGIPYWVGGDVPERDRLIARTPEEHRARDIDLRLCTEVTEIDLDRRRVRTRDVDAGTESWTSYDKLVIATGARPIRPELPGMDAPGVHGVQTLDDGQALLDTLARTRGRRAVVVGAGYIGVEMAEAMINRGYEVTVVNRGKEPMATLDPDMGRLVHEAMEGLGITMVNDAEVTELLVGDDGRVRAVATEDAEYPADVVVLGIGVRPETALARAAGLPLGEHGGLLTDRSMRVRGHEDVWAGGDCVEVLDLVSGQERHIPLGTHANKHGQIIGANVGGGYATFPGVVGTAVSKVCDLEIARTGLREKDARRVGLRFASVTIESTSRAGYYPNASPMTVKMLAEVRTGRLLGVQIVGREGAGKRVDIAAVALTAGMTVEQMTTLDLGYAPPFSPVWDPVLVAARKAAARIRDTA; encoded by the coding sequence ATCGGCGGCGACGCCGCGGGGATGTCCGCGGCGTCGCAGGCCCGTCGGCTGAGGGGCCCGGACGAACTGGAGATCGTGGCGTTCGAACGCGGCCACTTCGCCTCCTACTCGGCGTGCGGCATCCCGTACTGGGTGGGCGGTGACGTCCCCGAGCGGGACCGGCTGATCGCGCGCACCCCCGAGGAGCACCGCGCGCGCGACATCGACCTGCGGCTGTGCACCGAGGTGACGGAGATCGACCTCGACCGGAGGCGGGTGCGCACGCGCGACGTCGACGCGGGCACCGAGTCCTGGACGTCGTACGACAAGCTGGTGATCGCGACGGGGGCGCGGCCGATCCGTCCGGAGCTGCCCGGCATGGACGCCCCCGGGGTGCACGGGGTGCAGACCCTGGACGACGGGCAGGCGCTGCTCGACACGCTGGCCCGCACCCGCGGGCGCCGGGCGGTGGTGGTCGGCGCGGGCTACATCGGCGTGGAGATGGCCGAGGCGATGATCAACCGCGGCTACGAGGTGACGGTCGTCAACCGCGGCAAGGAGCCCATGGCCACCCTCGACCCCGACATGGGGCGGCTGGTGCACGAGGCCATGGAGGGCCTGGGCATCACCATGGTCAACGACGCCGAGGTCACCGAGCTGCTCGTGGGGGACGACGGCCGGGTGCGGGCGGTCGCCACCGAGGACGCGGAGTATCCGGCGGACGTCGTCGTCCTCGGCATCGGGGTGCGGCCCGAGACGGCCCTCGCGCGGGCGGCGGGACTCCCCCTGGGGGAGCACGGCGGGCTGCTGACCGACCGCTCGATGCGGGTGCGCGGGCACGAGGACGTCTGGGCCGGCGGCGACTGCGTGGAGGTGCTCGACCTGGTCTCCGGGCAGGAGCGGCACATCCCGCTCGGCACGCACGCCAACAAGCACGGCCAGATCATCGGCGCCAACGTCGGCGGCGGTTACGCCACCTTCCCCGGCGTGGTCGGCACGGCGGTCAGCAAGGTGTGCGACCTGGAGATCGCGCGCACCGGCCTGCGCGAGAAGGACGCCCGCCGCGTGGGCCTGCGCTTCGCGTCGGTCACCATCGAGTCGACCAGCCGCGCGGGCTACTACCCGAACGCCTCCCCCATGACGGTGAAGATGCTCGCCGAAGTGCGCACCGGCCGCCTCCTCGGCGTGCAGATCGTCGGCCGCGAGGGCGCGGGCAAGCGGGTCGACATCGCGGCGGTCGCCCTCACGGCGGGGATGACGGTGGAACAGATGACGACCCTGGACCTGGGGTACGCCCCGCCGTTCTCCCCGGTCTGGGACCCGGTCCTGGTGGCGGCCCGCAAGGCGGCGGCGAGGATCCGGGACACCGCGTGA